The following coding sequences are from one Triticum aestivum cultivar Chinese Spring chromosome 5A, IWGSC CS RefSeq v2.1, whole genome shotgun sequence window:
- the LOC123101341 gene encoding serine/threonine-protein kinase RIPK, translating to MAAKSWNPFSCCVGGSRVADDDYDACKRRIRRRGKGCPRSSSRMSFKSLSSSGTLSPEDLSITLSRSNLYAFTYAELRAATGSFSRANYLGCGGFGPVYKGAVNDELRPGLAAQPVAVKYLDLECGTQGHKEWLAEVFFLGQLRHKNLVKLIGYCYEDEHRMLVYEFMSGESLEKHLIRSINGSLPWITRMKIAVGEAKGLAFLHDADSPVIYRDFKVSNILLDSDYNTKLSDFGLAQDGPQGDETHVTTRVMGTHGYAAPEYILTGHLTAKSDVYSFGVVLLELLSGLRSVDRARWPREQNLVSWARPYLKRSDRLYKVMDPALECQYSCKGVEAAALVAYKCLSQNPKSRPTMREVVKALEPVLYMEDFFPVGPFVFTVIVEEDKVVDMKVEVEEKHQHHRQNHQDRHRQKYPDSAIHAGIVLRGHDGVINGYTGAQRRQQRSSSYHRERRAYD from the exons ATGGCCGCGAAATCTTGGAACCCATTCTCCTGCTGCGTCGGCGGCAGCAGAGTGGCGGACGACGACTACGACGCCTGCAAGCGGCGGATCAGGCGGAGGGGGAAAGGCTGCCCGAGGTCGTCGTCGAGGATGTCCTTCAAGAGCCTCAGCTCGTCGGGGACGCTGTCTCCGGAGGACCTGTCCATCACGCTGTCCAGGTCCAACCTGTACGCCTTCACCTACGCCGAGCTCCGCGCCGCGACGGGAAGCTTCTCCCGCGCCAACTACCTCGGCTGTGGCGGCTTCGGCCCGGTCTACAAGGGCGCCGTGAACGACGAGCTCCGCCCCGGGCTGGCCGCGCAGCCCGTCGCCGTCAAGTACCTCGACCTGGAGTGCGGCACGCAGGGCCACAAGGAGTGGCTG GCGGAGGTTTTCTTTCTTGGGCAACTGAGGCACAAGAACCTTGTGAAACTGATCGGGTACTGCTACGAGGACGAGCACCGGATGCTGGTCTACGAGTTCATGAGCGGCGAGAGCCTGGAGAAGCACT TAATAAGGA GCATAAATGGCTCTCTCCCGTGGATTACAAGGATGAAGATCGCTGTAGGGGAGGCCAAGGGCCTTGCCTTTCTCCACGATGCAGACTCGCCGGTGATCTACCGCGACTTCAAGGTCTCCAACATCTTGCTCGATTCG GATTACAACACCAAGTTGTCCGACTTTGGGTTGGCCCAGGATGGGCCCCAGGGCGACGAGACACACGTGACAACACGTGTCATGGGGACGCATGGTTATGCAGCTCCAGAATACATCTTGACGGGCCACTTGACTGCCAAGAGTGATGTATATAGTTTTGGTGTAGTGCTCTTGGAGCTCCTCTCTGGGCTACGGTCAGTGGACCGTGCACGGTGGCCGAGGGAGCAGAACCTGGTGTCTTGGGCTAGACCATACCTCAAGCGCTCTGACAGATTGTACAAAGTCATGGACCCAGCTCTCGAGTGTCAATACTCATGCAAAGGCGTTGAGGCGGCAGCATTGGTCGCATACAAATGTCTCAGCCAGAACCCAAAGTCTAGGCCCACCATGAGGGAGGTGGTCAAGGCCCTCGAGCCCGTCCTCTACATGGAAGACTTCTTTCCTGTGGGCCCATTTGTGTTCACAGTCATTGTGGAGGAGGACAAGGTAGTGGACATGAAGGTGGAGGTCGAGGAGAAGCACCAACACCATCGCCAGAACCATCAAGACAGGCACCGACAGAAGTACCCTGACTCAGCAATCCATGCCGGCATTGTGCTCCGCGGCCATGATGGGGTCATTAATGGGTACACTGGTGCACAACGGCGGCAACAAAGGTCGTCGAGCTACCACCGGGAGAGACGGGCATATGACTAA